A genomic stretch from Ictalurus punctatus breed USDA103 chromosome 2, Coco_2.0, whole genome shotgun sequence includes:
- the tram2 gene encoding translocating chain-associated membrane protein 2, whose amino-acid sequence MAFRRRNKSYPFFSQEFLIQNHADIVFSLVIFILIGLMFEATAKTAILFIQPQYNISTLNADGELTLYHYGWKDCATVLFYLFITIILHAVVQEYILDKVNRRLHLSKSKNTKFNESGQLCVFYIVSSLWSLYVLATEGYILHPSSLWENYPHVHLRFQVKFFYLTQLAYWLHALPELYFQKVRKEEIPRQLQYICLYLSHILAAYLLNLTRVGLVLLFLQYVSETGFHLSRLVYFIDETHHKMFDLWSVGFVLTRMVSLTLMFLSVGFGLARSENQTLDWEAGNFNTLPIRLLVLFLVCSTQSWLLWKFFCFQLRRTREFRLEQARKRAAAKQQTSRTVKRDTAGHHENGALKVENGTSPRLKKLKAP is encoded by the exons ATGGCTTTTCGGAGAAGAAATAAGAGCTACCCTTTCTTTAGTCAGGAGTTTTTAATTCAGAACCATGCCGACATCGTGTTTAGTTTGGTCATCTTCATTTTAATTGGCCTgatgtttgag GCAACTGCAAAAACAGCCATTCTCTTTATCCAACCCCAGTACAACATCAGCACATTGAacgcag acggAGAGCTGACTCTCTACCATTACGGCTGGAAAGACTGCGCCACCGTCCTCTTCTAtctcttcatcaccatcatcctccACGCGGTGGTGCAGGAGTACATCCTGGAT AAAGTAAACAGGCGTCTTCACCTTTCGAAGAGCAAGAACACGAAGTTTAACGAGTCCggacagctgtgtgtgttctACATCGTCTCTAGTTTGTGGAGCCTATACGTTCTTGCTact GAGGGTTACATTCTGCACCCAAGCAGCCTTTGGGAGAACTACCCTCACGTCCacctgag gttccAGGTGAAGTTTTTCTATCTGACCCAGTTGGCGTATTGGCTCCACGCTCTGCCCGAGCTCTACTTCCAGAAAGTGCGCAAG gaagAGATCCCTCGTCAGCTGCAGTATATCTGCCTGTACCTGTCTCACATCCTGGCTGCGTACCTGTTAAA CCTAACGCGTGTAGGGTTGGTGTTACTCTTCCTGCAGTATGTCTCTGAGACGGGTTTCCATCTGTCCAGACTCGTCTACTTTATCGACGAGACGCACCATAAAAT gtttgacCTGTGGTCAGTCGGGTTTGTTTTGACCCGTATGGTGTCTCTGACCCTGATGTTCTTGTCCGTGGGTTTCGGTTTGGCGCGATCAGAGAACCAGACGCTCGACTGGGAGGCCGGAAACTTCAACACCCTCCCTATcag gctcTTGGTGCTGTTCCTGGTGTGTTCTACACAGTCATGGCTGCTGTGGAAGTTTTTCTGTTTCCAGCTGAGACGCACTCGCGAGTTCCGACTGGAGCAGGCGAGAAAGAGAGCAGCAGCTAAACAACAGACTTCACGCACTGTCAAACGcgacacag CTGGTCACCATGAGAACGGCGCGCTCAAAGTGGAGAACGGAACGTCACCTCGGCTGAAGAAGCTCAAAGCCCCTTAA
- the efhc1 gene encoding EF-hand domain-containing protein 1 — MSVNTARELPFLPGNTFRDITKSAFHRAQTLSYKNGYALPIRPTVGIGRQPLSSENLLQDQMNQLSIQTAVISDETFTRTRPSDFVPAHVAYDKKVLRFYGYFQQEVLDSPEESWRVRPVVFYYHLEDDSICVMEPGVKNSGMPQGKLVKRQRLPKNERGEHYHWKDLNLAVDLCVYGTVYRITHCDAFTQEFMESQGIVLNDPEPTPSDTYTTHRAQPEHNFITPSEYDHLKQFLTMDRKVLRFFALMDDSDSLHVEKRPVTIQYYLVDDSVEIREVREPNSGRDTFPLLLRRLRIHKDIKPACQPFPSCVLEVSPHDVEEYYSPTDFRVGEKLRLMGKDFLLYDCDEFTRKYYEQHHPDIPLKPLPLEKRPGQVCKKVIPPYNGFGSLEDSLQNCLTLIPQPPKKDLIKLLENDQKVLRYAARLDSQNPHDEGRRFIIFYYLSDDMIRIYEVPTRNSGIIEGLFLEKTRIPKPGSRVDNPEYYGPADFAIGATVEVFKRRFVLTDADQYVLDHLESVAEQERIPEQTLSSLRRALGKNEASNPNPPSDMELTHTS, encoded by the exons ATGTCTGTGAACACAGCGCGCGAGCTTCCGTTCCTACCAGGAAACACATTCCGGGACATAACG AAGTCGGCCTTCCACAGAGCGCAGACTTTATCCTATAAGAACGGATACGCGCTACCCATCAGGCCCACGGTGGGGATCGGACGGCAGCCTTTATCCTCAGAAAACCTTCTCCAAGACCAGATGAACCAGCTCTCCATCCAAACAGCCGTCATCTCAGACGAGACGTTCACGCGCACTCGTCCGAGCGACTTCGTCCCGGCCCACGTCGCCTACGACAAGAAG gttCTGCGTTTctatggctacttccagcaggAGGTGCTGGACTCGCCGGAGGAGAGCTGGCGCGTGCGTCCCGTCGTGTTTTATTACCACCTGGAGGACGACAGCATTTGCGTGATGGAGCCCGGGGTGAAAAACTCGGGAATGCCGCAGGGGAAACTGGTCAAACGCCAGCGGCTTCCCAAGAACGAGCGTGGAGAACACTACCACTGGAAAGACCTGAACCTCGCTGTGGACCTGTGCGTGTACGGCACCGTGTACAGGATCACACACTGCGACGCCTTCACACAG gagtTCATGGAGAGTCAGGGGATAGTCCTGAACGACCCTGAACCGACCCCCAGCGACACCTACACGACCCACCGAGCTCAGCCCGAGCACAATTTCATTACACCGTCAGAATACGACCACCTCAAACAGTTCCTCACTATGGACCgcaag gtgctgcGCTTCTTTGCTCTGATGGATGACTCGGACTCTCTGCATGTTGAGAAGAGGCCTGTAACCATACAGTATTATCTGGTGGATGATTCTGTGGAGATCCGCGAGGTCCGAGAGCCCAACAGCGGCAGAGACACGTTTCCCCTGCTGCTGCGGAGACTGAGGATTCACAAAGACATCAAACCGGCCTGcc agcCGTTCCCTAGCTGTGTTCTCGAAGTGTCTCCACATGACGTCGAGGAGTATTACTCTCCGACGGACTTCCGGGTCGGAGAGAAGCTGAGGCTTATGGGAAAGGACTTCTTGCTGTACGATTGCGACGAGTTCACCCGGAAGTACTACGAGCAGCATCACCCCGACATCCCGCTCAAGCCCCTCCCACTGGAGAAAAGGCCCGGGCAAGTGTGCAAGAAG GTGATCCCACCGTACAATGGCTTCGGGTCGCTTGAGGATTCTCTCCAAAACTGTCTGACTCTGATTCCTCAGCCGCCCAAGAAAGACCTGATAAAACTCCTGGAAAATGACCAAAAAGTGCTGCGCTATGCTGCCAGGCTG GACTCCCAGAACCCTCACGACGAAGGCCGTCGCTTCATCATCTTCTACTACCTTTCTGACGACATGATCAGGATCTATGAGGTGCCCACGCGCAACTCGGGCATCATCGAAGGATTATTCCTGGAGAAGACGCGCATTCCCAAACCAGGAAGCAGGGTGGACAACCCGGAGTACTACGGACCGGCCGATTTTGCCATAGGAGCCACGGTGGAGG TGTTTAAACGGCGGTTCGTTCTGACGGACGCCGACCAGTACGTACTCGATCACCTGGAATCGGTGGCGGAACAGGAGCGGATCCCGGAGCAGACCCTCTCCTCGCTCCGGCGAGCTCTAGGGAAGAACGAAGCCTCGAACCCGAACCCACCCTCAG ATATGGAGCTTACGCACACATCCTGA